TCAGGACTCTGCTGTTTTTCCTCGTCTACCACAGATACTGTCCGTCTTCATCCCGACAGCATCCACTATGTCGACATGATCACTGCTTGTGTCTTTTCAGCACAAACTTGTTAAAATACATACCTTGGGACTAAGTTGATGGgcgtctttcttttctttgcccATCTGTGATAGAAGTGGAAAAACAGCGGTAAACTATAAACTGTGCTGAACAAACATAGCTTCACTCCCCCCACCATATTATGACAATCCCCAGGAAAAGCGATAAAGCCACGAAGAATAGTGAGAGGTTATGTGTCTTTGGtaaatcaactttttaaagggttttttattttagacatgcATTAGTATATTTATATAACAACATGGCAAGCATACATACCAAGTGCTGAAGCCTTCATTCACCATGAACACCCACGGCCAACCAAATTAATTCCCTGAGTTTCAGTGGTGCTACAAATGTCTAAGCATTTCTTCTTCAAAAGCATCAATTTTAAGATTGGATCAGCTTTTTAAAGATCAGCAGTAAAGAACACCTCTAAAACAATAGTCCCCATCCATCAAATGGCTTAACAGTACAGCAACAACATAAATTTTATAAAGTGGAAGAAATCTTACCCTTGCTCAGAACCAGTTGGGACCTCTTctcctgaacacacacaaaaagaataaTTTCTGTCATCCACACAAAAGCAGAATTCCATCCAAATGCTTCTTTATGTAAAAGAGGATGTTTTAAACAATTGTAAAAGGAGGATTGCTACACTTACCAGTTTTCTCTGTGACGGCTTCCTGTGAAGCTTcttgttgaacaggtgctggaggaTGAAATGACCAAAAAGTTTGACTAAGAATAGTTCCAAACTTCTacagtaaaacatgaaatgCATCACCGACTGCTCAGTTTAAACCATACTACTTTATATAACTGTAGCAGTGACACAAGGTCATGTCACAATTGGTCATGAGCTTGGCTTAACTAAGGACCGTGCCCAGTATACAGCCACAGATACGTTTACAATCTGTGTCCGTCAGATTGTTTACCTGGAGCAGTCTGTGTGGATTCAGCAGGTGCTGCAGCTGGTGGCACAGCAGGCTTTGCACCTGGAGCATCAGATTGACCTGGTGGAACTACGCTGGGGTTAGCAACTGGAGAGGCTGTGTTGTGGGCAACGTCAACAGGTCCAGGTGCAGCAACAATAGGAACAATAGACGGTACAGGACTTTGTACAGGAGTGACTGAAGAGAGCAAAGTAGTGGAGGGGACCCCAGTGGTAGTGCTAAAAGTCACAACAGGGGCTTGAGAATTTACAGCTTGTGCTGAGCTTGAGATTGAAGCTGGCAGAACAACTGGAGCCTGAACAACAATCTGAGTAGGACCAGTAACTTGACTAGGAGCTGGGGCTGGAGAAGGAACTACAGACAGAGTGATGTTTGAACCAACAGCAGTAGTACGAGGAGCCTGCGCTTCCGTCTGAATGGCCGGAGCAGTAGAAGGAACAAAGACCTGTGGTGGGGCAGCCCCTGTATGCCCCTGTGGAGGCCTTTCTATAGTGCTTTGCTGGGAGTCACCTGTGCCAGAAATAGATACTGCAGCTGGTGCAGGCTTATTTTTTACTTGAGCAGTGGGAGATGGAGACACTGGGCTCTTTCGAATGGTGTTAATAGTAGCAGGACTAGAGCAGGGAGGCGGAGAAGCCAGAGGGGGCTGAAAGGGAGCTGATGGGTTTGGATGGGGAGATGGCTGCTGGACCGGGACAGCAGATTTTTGAAAGGAATTTGTGTCACTCACACTTTCTGTTTTGATGGTTCCTGAGTTAATTTGCTGAGGAGCCAAGAGAGTACCAACAGGGGCTGATGAGGGCATGCTAGTGGTTATCTGTATTTGTCCAACAGCCCCTCTAGTGGGCTGGGCACTGGTCATATTAGTTCCTGTGGCCTGTGTGAAGCTTGGGGCAGCAGAAAGCTGAAAGTTTGCAGCAGACACCTGGATAGACCCCACCATGGTGACAGACTGTGATACCACTGATGTGTTGGGCGCCACAGACGAACCTGGAacctggaaaactgggttgatAAATACAGGGGCGGTGGTGATAAACTGAGGCCGAGGTCCAGGACTCTGTTGCCGGATGTCCTGGGGTCTGGCATTCTTGTTAGGGACAGCTACCATGGTGGAGACCATAGATGTGGGTGGCTGTGGAGTGGGGGCAGAAGTGATGGGGTTTGAGGTGACAAACACTGTGATCTGGTTGGGGGAAATGGTGGTTGAAGATGCAGGAATCTGAATGACTGAGTGCACACTTGTCACAGGTTTAGGGCTGGGGCTTGGCTTAACAGTTGAAGTGGCTGAATTAACAGCAGGGCTGGAGCCAGAAATGGCAGAAACAGCTGAGGCAGAACTGTTCTGGCTGGAAGTGACTGTATTGGCACTTACAGTTGAAGGGGCATTAGTGTTAGTACTGACTGAGCTGCAATGTGTAGAAGTTAAATTTATATTTGGACTGGGATTGACACCGCTACAGGTGAGGTTTTGGTTAAGATTAACCGTAGTACTGGAGTTTACATTACTGGAAGGGTGTGAGCAGGGAAGTGAAATAGACTGCGAGGTGGGACTGCTAGCAGAGACTGGAGTAGAAATCTTGGGTTTAGCCTCTGTTTCAGTTACAGTAGTAGTAGTGACACCAGACACTGATCTATCTGTAGGCAGGGAATTGCTGTTAAGTGATCTGTCTGGATCTAAGGCAGACTTTGGGCTGTCTTTTCCCATGACAACATTATTACTCTGCGTGGGCCGAAGCGGCATGTTTGAAACACCTGTGTTATCCAGTAATTGATTGAGGGAGGTTGGAGCTCCTCTGAGAGCTGGTGAGACTTCTGAGTCCTGCATAGATGCTGGGTGTGTTGGTTGCCTATCGACTGTGCCAGCCTGTGTTTCCAAATCAGATTTAGGATACTGAGGTGCAGGAAGGCGAGGACTTGCCATCCTGGGGGCTGTTAATTCCCTCAAAGGTTGTCCCTGTGGTTGAGACTGGGGTATTTGTCGCTGCTCTCCAGTAACGATTCCCTGATTTTCCCTGACTCCATCAGCTGAGTTACCATGAATCCCATGGAGGGAACTCTGGGTCTGTTGAGTCTCTGTGCATCCACTCACTTGTGAAGGCAGAGATACTGGACTCTGAGGTACTGAGGAAGGACTTAGCATCATTGTTTGTCCTTGGGGATTTACTAACTGCTGTTGGTGAGGAGGGCAGGAGATAGTCATTTTTGCCCCCTTCTGTCTTCCTGGACTTGGAGTGGCTGACTTGCGACTAGAGGCTGGACTTGACCTTCGACTATTGCTAGGGCTTGCTCTCTTACTTTGCCCTCCAGGCTGTTTGTCCTGTTTAGCACCCGAAGCCCCTACACCAGCACCAGAAGAGAAAGGCTGTTGACTGTTATTAGTGTTATTTCCACCTGTATTGCCATTGTTGCCTGTTAGAGTAAGGCTAGGGGGGGCCTGCCCAATGGCTTTCAGAGTTGTTGGGTTCAGACCTTGCTGATCAAACCCCCTATTAAGGTTCGGCTGTCTTGGAGGCAGAGGAATGTTAATTTTGGGAGGAAACAGGCCTGCAATAGAGGCATTTAGCCTCTCAGGTGAAAGGTTAATTTCAGAGGGCTCAGTACTAGGAGGACGATTAGTTGGGGTGAGGGGATGGTGATATGGCCTGGGGCTGGCTCTGTTGGGGGTTTTAGGCCTCGAGCTCTGTGAAGTTGTAGGGACATTAGGAAAATGGAGACCAGACATGTGGCCTCCTTGTTGAGGCTGAGTTGGTAACTGTTGCTGGGGGCTGGCTCCAGTATGTTGGGGAATTTGAGCTGGAGATGGGCCTTGTTTCATCATGTGAGTATTTGAGGCTTGACTGGTCACAATCTGTTGGGTCCCATTTCCAGGCTGCACCCCAGTTTCTGTGCTACCAGGCCTTTCTTGCTTTGGGTGTGCACCTGCAGGGGCCTCCTCAGTCCCAGTTCCTTGGGGACCCTGCGCCACATCAGGATGAGACATTCTCCGGGCAGCCCCTGCAATCTagtaaaagggaaaaataaaattagtgtGCAATTTATccataagaaaataaatgacattcACAAGTTCAAATTTGAACATACTGTTCAAATTTGCCTCAATATTTGGCCCTAACCTGTGGGTTGACCATCAGGGGTATCCCTCTGGATTTGTCAGGTGATGGTGGAACACCTCCATGTCCTTGAAGGCTGATCATTACTGGCATGTTGCTTTGCTGTGAGACAGGATGTCTCTGAACCTCTGCTGGATTGCTTATACCCCGAGGAGGGAGCTGCCCTCCTGGGGGAATGGGCATGCGATTCTTTGTCTGTTCCTGCTGCATCTtaagcatcatcatcatctgctgctgttgCAAGAATGTAAAATGGAGATCAACAGTAGTATGATTACCAATACCAAATGCTGTTATTAATGTACACAGTGACAATACCTGTTGTTGCAGGTGTGGCTGTTGagcttgctgctgctgctgcagctggtgaGGATGCATCTGGGGTTGGCCTTGACTTGAAGCAGGTTGCGGTGCCAGCCCCTGTTGCCCCTGAGCATTCTGGAGACCCTGCATCTGCATCatctgttgctgttgttgtatttgttgttgttgtaactgttgttgctgctgctgttgctgcatttgttgttgttgcatttGATGTTGCATttgctgctgatgctgcattTGCTGTTGTTGTATTTGCTGCTGTTGCATGTGctgcatttgttgttgttgctgctgctgctgctgctgttgctgctgctgcataaaCTGCATGGGTACCTGTTGAAGTACTCTCTGCTCTCCAGGTTGACCAGGAAAGCCTAGGCAAAtgcaaatgcattaaaaaaacacactaacaaaaaaataagacatGCATTTAATGAAAAGATTGCTTGAATTTTCATATAAATGATGAATTAATTATTGAAAAAGGGGCAAATTAATGGGGATAATATAACAATCACTTACCTGCAGGTCTGTTAGCAAAATCAGGGAGTTTTTGGCCTGTACTGTCCAAGCCCAAACCTTGCTCTCCACCCAGATTTGGCAATTCAGAATCCTCTATGCCAGCAGCCACATCAAGACCACTAAGAAGAGAAGTTCACTGATTACCAGATAAATTATCTAATAGTACTAAAGCTGAAGCACTGATATCAACTAAAACAATactataaacaaatacaaattgtTACCCAAGTCCCTCTGCTTGCTGTTGTCCATCTCCCTCTTTTGGTTTCTTCTTTCGTGctggtttctttttcttaggCTTAGCCGGATTTCCTCCACCTGCACCCTGTTTTCCTCCTGGCCCAAACTGGCTGGCTGAGATATCACTCTGTAGCAGATTGACCAGCAGTGGGCTAGTCAGTGTAACATCTTTGCTAACAGGAAAGCCACCTGGCTGTCCACAGGGTCCTCCAATTGGCATCTGACCTGGAAACTGAGAGTTGAAGTTCATGCCATGACCTGCAAAGTGTCCATTTCCCATCTGCATGTGCTGGGGGCCTCCCATCATGCCTTGTTGCTGCTGTGCCTGCATATCAGGGACCATTTGCTGGACTCCTAAGTCTCCCGTCCCACTGTTCGGATCTCCTATGGCATGTGGGTGCTGCTGAGCTGcctgttgctgctgttgttgtaacatggcttgttgttgttgttgtttctgctgttgctgctgcaacTGCTGTTGCTGTAGCTGTTGATGGATGAGAGGATGGCCAGCAGGAAGTCTCATCTGCTGCCCATGCATGCCCATAGCTTGATTAGGATTACCAGTAACTGGAACCTGCTggggttgttgttggttcatctgctggtgttgttgctgctgctgctgttgttgttgtaattGTTGTTGCTGcaactgatgctgctgctgttgttgtaaCTGTTGTTGCTGAAGTTGAGCCATTTGCTGTTGCTGTTGTGGAGTCATCTGCTGTGGTGTCATCTGCTGTGGGCCAACCTGGCCTTGGAACTGAGCCATATTACCTGGAACATTTGGCGAAGGACCACGCATCATCTGGCCAGGCATAACCCCTGCTGGAATCTTGCCTCCAAATGGTTGCTTGTTTCCCTGCATCTGGTTGGCAACCATTTGCTCCATCATTGAgctttgttgctgctgctgctgcaggagcaTGGCCTGGTGCCCTTGGCCTCCAACCATCTGACCCTGCCCATGCATCACCCCCTGGCCTTGCTGTGGAATCATCTGCTTAGGCGGGGTCATCCCTCCTCTCTGCCCATGATTGATGGGCCTTGAAAGGACAGTCTGACCTCCACCCTGGCCTTGAATCATCTGGCTGGGGGAGGAGGACACAGGCTGGGCCTGATGCTGGAGGCCCATCATCTGGGTCTGGAGGCCAGGCTGCTGCTGGCCCATACTAGGTCCAGCTGTTGTACCAGGGGGTGGACCTGCCATGCTACTTTGCACACCCATAACGTTGGGCTGAGCATGGGGCGGTCCTTGCATTGAGTTTGGTGTAGGTGCTGATGGCTGGGCTCCTGATGCAAAATAGAAAAGGGAAGATTAAGAAAATACTTTAAAGTCCTTTTCACAACAGCTGTGAACAAAGGTGCCCACcacttataataaaataaactcacaTCAACGAAAGCAATTAAATCAAGTTTTAAAGTGGAAAGAAAACACCCACAACATAGAGGCTGGTCTAAATGCATTCAATTCAAAGGATTTCaattttaaattagttaatTGATGCAACCATATACAATGTTTTCTTTCCCACtccatcaaagaaaaaaaaaacatcataaccCAtggatattaaaataattttcttcttttgttaatttgttaaaaataattctGCCATGCCTGAAGTGTCTCAAATTCAAATCTACACCAATGTCCATTTCATTATGCACATCCCTCTGCATGCAAATTAGCTCCATCTCAGACTAGCTGCAGCAACTCATAAACTCCAAACACTTTTAGCTCTTCTGCTAACTCAGTTGTATTCATGTTAGATGCACGTGTTTCCTGATCATCAGCCCTAACAACTTCCACATTGTAATTTGACAGGATTTACTTCTTGTTGCATATGAGAACCTAGCCATTTCCTTCTGTGTATTCAAGACTGTCATTGATACATTATAGTTCCAAGATGAAAATGCTCAACCATTACACAGACTCAGTGAAGATTTTTAATTCAGAAACAAACCAATCAACATCACCCCTCCAGTCCCAAAAtgatatatataatgtataatgaTTCTGTCATGTTGGTGTGTTGGGTTATAACACTTCGATGGCAGTGTTTAAGTTTGCTCAAGAAATGCAAACTAAATGTGACAGAGATTGtgcaagaaagaaaataatgtgaagaatatcttaaatgtaaacacaatcaATTAGTGATAAAAGGATCAACAGAGCTTTTTTGTCCATAAGGACAGTTTGTAATACATTCAGTCTATTTTGGGAGGCTGGGACATGACGATGTTGTGACTGGTGTTACAAATACAAGCAAACACTTCTGTCTGCACACCGTGCCTTGTAGCCCATTTCGTCGCACCTCTTCTCTTGTTCCTTTtttcaaaattcaagaaaaataggaaTGGGAATCAAAATCACATGTTTCAATAGGCAGAACTGTGATATTTACCCCTGGCatataaaataattgaatgTTATCAATAagtctctttttaaataatatgtgCATTCCCCCTTAATAATCTCATATCAGCCAATCAAGTAAACGAAGGGATAACCGAGATGatccaaacaaaacagtaaCTGTAAAAGTAAGAGTAACAGGAAAGGTCCAACTCTAAGCACATTAACATAATGTCTGACTAAACCATCTGAATATGTCACTTACAAATACAGGCACTTTGATGTGAAAGACTGCCTGTATTACAGCCCTCCCTGTTTAAAAGATGGTGGTGACTGTGTTCTTGTTGGAAAAACAAGTTCTGTGTGTCCATCTTTAAGTTTACAACCAAACATAAGgcgaaaaaaaagaaactatctCTAAAAATCACAGAACATTCATTAAGGGATCTggaaaatgtaatgtaatgagaACAATATGTTTCTTCTAAGACATAGCCTCAAGTATACTCTAGTGTGATATTTTACCTGTGTGACCCATTGCTTGGTTGCTCTGTAACTGCTGCGGTGGTCCTCCACCGGGAGTTCCTGGAGTGCTGGCACTCACCTGACCTTGAACAAAGTTTGGGGTTGGAAAGCCCATGGGACGCTTTGCCATGCCTGCAATCAGAGTTgctcattttgttattttggacATCATACTTGGGGCAATTCAGTCTAACAGTTACTTGCCTGGGTGAACTTGGGTCCCAGGTTGTCCATGCTGGGGCATTCCCATGAATCCCTGTTGCATGTTACCCTGTTGGCTGAGGGCTGCTCTTCCTGGAGAACCAACGCCTTGGGGGAATCCTTGTGGAGTAGTAGGTCTCTGAGCCATCATGGGAGGTGTTCCTGGTGAACCCTGCTGAAATGGAGATGAGGATGACCCAGGAGACTTGGCAGTGAGGTTGCCCTGTGGTCCAGAGGTTGGTGGTAGGGGTGGTGGGGGCCTTGGTGGTCCTGTGACACCACCAGGGCCAGCCTGTTGACTTTTAGGCTGGGGAGCAGCAAACTGACCcattcctgcctgctgctgcaACTGTCCTTGCCCCATGGCATTGAATACCTGCCCAGCCTGCTGGCTGCCGAATGGATATGGGGGTGGAGGATGATTGGGAGTCTGAACTGTAGCTAGAGAGGGTGGGCGCTGAACCATCTGGGCTTGGAGTGGAGGTTTTCTCCAGGCAGGGCCTCCTTGGGGTGTCTGTGGCTGTAGGACGCCAGAAGATAACTGATTCCAGCCAGGAGGCACAGCCATCTGGCCAGAAGGGTTGAATGGAGGTCTAGGTCCAAGTTGAAGCTGAGCTTGCTGCTGGGCCTGCTGCTGTTGGTGATGCTGTtgttggagctgctgcagagctgccTGGTTGGTTGGCCTCCCAGCCTGCAGAGCCTGCATATGATGGGCAGCTTGAGGAAGCATGGGGCCTGAGCCGTGGGAACCAGCTTGTTGGTGTTGAagttgctgctgttgctgctgaatGGACATCCCCGGCATCATTGGATCCATCACATCTACAAATAAAGAAGTCtaccattaccattttgtctaAACTAATAATATTTTCAAAATCCCGAAACAATTTATTtgaaaactgttctgtgatttaatgaatgaatgaaaataaagaaccCAACCTGTTTGTGAAGGTGGTCTCTGAACACGAGGATGGACCTGTCCACTGCTGCCTGGTAATATAGTCTGACCTACCATACCAGGGCCAGGGGGAACCATCGGCGGATTTGCCATTCTTACCCCTCCTtgtggaaataaatatatatcaaGTCACTACAAATACGTATAATGTACATGTTAATATATGTCCaataactaataaaaataaataaaaaacatctgtaaTCAATAGCAGTGAATGCTAAAAATACCAAAGAGAAAACTGTATATTTTCTGGGCTTCATTTACAACTGACTGACAACAACTGACATCCAAAATAACTCCATGAACCAATACCTGGACCAGGCTGACCTGGAAAGCCACCATCCATCCTCATCTGACCAGGTGCACCAATTGGTCCATTAACTCTAACTTCTTGTCCTCTATTTGGTCCAACAGCCACATTAATGGCTCCTTCCccttaagataaaaaaaaggaaaataggtCATTGTTAGTACAAAAAAAGTCTGCTAAAATTCTGCTTTGAAGtagggctgcacgattatgaccaaaataataatcacgattattttgatcaatattgtaatcacgattattaatcgcgattattcactgtgtttggaaaaacatgtatttttattgcaccaattataaacaaactactttgcaacaattttttgtgaaaaagtaaactttaaattagaatagatgataaataatgcaataaatacatttaccattcatttttgagaagttaatgtaaattttggggctacaaaagatgctaaatcaagAGCCGTTTAGGTGCCAAAAGAACCggttctctgaaaagagccgaacatccatCACTAGTAATGGATGCTAGTGTGGGAGGGATGTTGTGAGAAAGGCAAACAttgaagaaaagacaacataaaaatgtttagaacagtaaagaaataataaaaatttaattcttcagtcaatattttctttgttttttaagtttaattttattaagtgtaatgttttttttaattaggagtctgcaacatgtcacaacactttttaaatgttaatgtcgacactcttcattaataaacattaatatctgacggtaagccagcgcgggaccagccagcagcagttatgtacgtttcattttcagcctggtcatgaaacagatctTCTCCTGCTCTGAGTCCAGCTGCTGcgtgaggaccaagcctcttctgagtgcttctggacgggggaggggtcggAGCACCCCCCCTGTTGAAGAGTGAACTATACgctctttcacgtcagtctccaaaagtctccaatatcaccagaaaaagtcgttAGATTAGTCGCTAGTCGTTTTTTGAAAATAAGTCGCTAGAGGTGCGTGAAAActagcaacactgagtacaactAGTGTGCCTCTAGAGGCACACTAAGTACAACTAGCTGCCGACTGTAAAAGGTGCACGCCCTTGTTCtttaggcagcttaatgaagctttggcctcgcgttcgccccctggtggttggcCGACTGCAGgttgagaatgtgtgtgatcagagaagcagcagagctgcgtttttaatgtaaatatcgttgacgatcaggttcatttaattgtggccaccaaaatcgtgatcacaatcaaaatccgattaattgtgcagccctactttGAAGTCCAGCAAATGTAATATGAAGACTACATTGTTACCTTCTATCTGAACAGAAAGTATTCCCAGATCTCTAAGCTGCTGCTGATTGTTCTGGGCCAACAGTCTGAGTCGCTCAGCCGCATCCCGAGGAATGTTGAATGTAACACGTACACTGTTCCATGGCTCCACACGCTGGGGATGCAGTCTCTCAAAACCTTAAAGAAGAATATTTAATGTTTACCACCAGCAGTGtacttaaaacacacacaactttttttctacTATGCTGTCTCTATAGTGAGATTCCATCCTGCAAACAGACTCCAACATCATGAACTGCAGCAGGTGTATTCTGCTCAACAGAATCAAAGAACTTAGTACTGTGGCACAAATAACCAGTTCTACTGCAACAGGTTCTGGTGATGTCTCCAAGAGCAAAATAAGGACAACAATAACGATTACTCTAGACATGTGCAATTGAACTGCAGGATGAGAGGCTCACTGCAGAGACAGCTGAATCATAACAAGGGCTGACAACATATTTCCAAACAGCATACTGGTTGGAAAATGCAAAACAGGCAGGCAGGTGCAAGGTTTATAACAGCTACCATGGATAAACAAATATATGAGAAGAACAGAAGTACTACCCTGATTATCTAGTGAATGCAAGTATTAGCAGCATCAAGATACCACATCCTATATAATTGGTCAGTCTAATTAGAAGTAGAAATTAAGGATTTCACTGTtgtgaacaataaaaaaaatggaatatttTGGTGGATCAATATAGAACAATTGTGCTCAGTAGGCAAATACACTGGGATTCCCCCCCTTACATAAATAggaaaaaacccttacatttattttcttataagaTAAAATTTTAAAGACATAAGAACCAACCCATATCAAGCATGTTAGGTATGCC
This region of Melanotaenia boesemani isolate fMelBoe1 chromosome 13, fMelBoe1.pri, whole genome shotgun sequence genomic DNA includes:
- the ncoa6 gene encoding nuclear receptor coactivator 6 isoform X1 — its product is MAHRHTLPEMAQKTEYMEPDNESDRDSGVGEDAGEDADSCHKNSETKEYEVKEQVGFDQEEDSTVFIAFQGNIDDEDFAHKLETVLSGIPNMLDMGFERLHPQRVEPWNSVRVTFNIPRDAAERLRLLAQNNQQQLRDLGILSVQIEGEGAINVAVGPNRGQEVRVNGPIGAPGQMRMDGGFPGQPGPGGVRMANPPMVPPGPGMVGQTILPGSSGQVHPRVQRPPSQTDVMDPMMPGMSIQQQQQQLQHQQAGSHGSGPMLPQAAHHMQALQAGRPTNQAALQQLQQQHHQQQQAQQQAQLQLGPRPPFNPSGQMAVPPGWNQLSSGVLQPQTPQGGPAWRKPPLQAQMVQRPPSLATVQTPNHPPPPYPFGSQQAGQVFNAMGQGQLQQQAGMGQFAAPQPKSQQAGPGGVTGPPRPPPPLPPTSGPQGNLTAKSPGSSSSPFQQGSPGTPPMMAQRPTTPQGFPQGVGSPGRAALSQQGNMQQGFMGMPQHGQPGTQVHPGMAKRPMGFPTPNFVQGQVSASTPGTPGGGPPQQLQSNQAMGHTGAQPSAPTPNSMQGPPHAQPNVMGVQSSMAGPPPGTTAGPSMGQQQPGLQTQMMGLQHQAQPVSSSPSQMIQGQGGGQTVLSRPINHGQRGGMTPPKQMIPQQGQGVMHGQGQMVGGQGHQAMLLQQQQQQSSMMEQMVANQMQGNKQPFGGKIPAGVMPGQMMRGPSPNVPGNMAQFQGQVGPQQMTPQQMTPQQQQQMAQLQQQQLQQQQQHQLQQQQLQQQQQQQQQHQQMNQQQPQQVPVTGNPNQAMGMHGQQMRLPAGHPLIHQQLQQQQLQQQQQKQQQQQAMLQQQQQQAAQQHPHAIGDPNSGTGDLGVQQMVPDMQAQQQQGMMGGPQHMQMGNGHFAGHGMNFNSQFPGQMPIGGPCGQPGGFPVSKDVTLTSPLLVNLLQSDISASQFGPGGKQGAGGGNPAKPKKKKPARKKKPKEGDGQQQAEGLGGLDVAAGIEDSELPNLGGEQGLGLDSTGQKLPDFANRPAGFPGQPGEQRVLQQVPMQFMQQQQQQQQQQQQQQMQHMQQQQIQQQQMQHQQQMQHQMQQQQMQQQQQQQQLQQQQIQQQQQMMQMQGLQNAQGQQGLAPQPASSQGQPQMHPHQLQQQQQAQQPHLQQQQQMMMMLKMQQEQTKNRMPIPPGGQLPPRGISNPAEVQRHPVSQQSNMPVMISLQGHGGVPPSPDKSRGIPLMVNPQIAGAARRMSHPDVAQGPQGTGTEEAPAGAHPKQERPGSTETGVQPGNGTQQIVTSQASNTHMMKQGPSPAQIPQHTGASPQQQLPTQPQQGGHMSGLHFPNVPTTSQSSRPKTPNRASPRPYHHPLTPTNRPPSTEPSEINLSPERLNASIAGLFPPKINIPLPPRQPNLNRGFDQQGLNPTTLKAIGQAPPSLTLTGNNGNTGGNNTNNSQQPFSSGAGVGASGAKQDKQPGGQSKRASPSNSRRSSPASSRKSATPSPGRQKGAKMTISCPPHQQQLVNPQGQTMMLSPSSVPQSPVSLPSQVSGCTETQQTQSSLHGIHGNSADGVRENQGIVTGEQRQIPQSQPQGQPLRELTAPRMASPRLPAPQYPKSDLETQAGTVDRQPTHPASMQDSEVSPALRGAPTSLNQLLDNTGVSNMPLRPTQSNNVVMGKDSPKSALDPDRSLNSNSLPTDRSVSGVTTTTVTETEAKPKISTPVSASSPTSQSISLPCSHPSSNVNSSTTVNLNQNLTCSGVNPSPNINLTSTHCSSVSTNTNAPSTVSANTVTSSQNSSASAVSAISGSSPAVNSATSTVKPSPSPKPVTSVHSVIQIPASSTTISPNQITVFVTSNPITSAPTPQPPTSMVSTMVAVPNKNARPQDIRQQSPGPRPQFITTAPVFINPVFQVPGSSVAPNTSVVSQSVTMVGSIQVSAANFQLSAAPSFTQATGTNMTSAQPTRGAVGQIQITTSMPSSAPVGTLLAPQQINSGTIKTESVSDTNSFQKSAVPVQQPSPHPNPSAPFQPPLASPPPCSSPATINTIRKSPVSPSPTAQVKNKPAPAAVSISGTGDSQQSTIERPPQGHTGAAPPQVFVPSTAPAIQTEAQAPRTTAVGSNITLSVVPSPAPAPSQVTGPTQIVVQAPVVLPASISSSAQAVNSQAPVVTFSTTTGVPSTTLLSSVTPVQSPVPSIVPIVAAPGPVDVAHNTASPVANPSVVPPGQSDAPGAKPAVPPAAAPAESTQTAPAPVQQEASQEAVTEKTGEEVPTGSEQGWAKKRKTPINLVPSTAVEKPKGPSRRSSRAEKEVEEEPVADSGIRKRSARPATSTAVKETGASPTQAKRRKSK